DNA from Leptospira mayottensis 200901116:
GATTAACCGGTTGATTTTGTAACACAAAAGTAATAATCACAGATGGGTTCACGGCAAAATTTCAGTTGTCCGGTTCCACAGATTTAAAAGACTCAAGGATAACTCTCAACAAACGTTGTTATGTTGGAGACTACAACATAATGTTAGATCCACGACCAGAGTAAGTAAGCGCCGGATTTACGTTTAACAAGAGTCAAAGCGAAAACTTTAGATACTAACAAAACAATAAACGGAAGCGTTTCATGGACTTTTTTTTAATCATCGTCGTTCTAATGGCAATCCTCGGAGTCGGCGATCTCCTAGTCGGAGTTTCGAACGACGCGGTAAATTTCACCAATTCCGCCGTTGGTTCTAAAGCCTCCTCCAAAAGAATCATTCTGGTAGTAGCCGGAATCGGGATCATTCTCGGAGCCCTTTCTTCCAGTGGTATGATGGAAGTCGCAAGAAAAGGAATCTTTCATCCGAGCGGATTTGCACTTCAGGATCTAATGTTCCTGTTTTTAGCGGTTATGCTCACGGATATCGTGCTTCTGGATCTTTACAACACCCTAGGGCTTCCGACTTCCACAACGGTATCTCTGGTGTTTGAACTTTTAGGAGCCGCTCTTGCAATTGCACTTTTAAAAACCGGAACTTTGAGCGGTGCGTTTCAAATCATCAACTCGGAAAGCGCACTCAAGATTATTTTCGGAATCGTAACGAGCGTGATTGTCGCTTTTTTCTCCGGAATCATTCTACAGTTCGTGTTCCGATTCATTTTTTCGTTCAACTTAAAGAATTCGATGAAATACTTTGGAGGGCTTTTCGGAGGGCTTTCTGTCACTATCATGATCTTTTTTACGCTTTTATCGGCGATGAAAGGTTCCAACCTCATTCCTTCGGAAATAAGCGATTATCTGAATAAGAATTTTACAAACATTCTTCTATTTAGCTTCGTAGGATTTTCGATCCTTTTTCAAATCCTAGTACTATTAGAATGGAATATTCTAAAATTCCTAGTTTTGATCGGAACGGGTTCTCTCGCGATGGCCTTTGCGAGCAACGACTTGGTGAATTTTATCGGCGTTCCTCTCGCAAGTTTTACTACTTGGACTTTAATTCAGGCTGGAGGAGATCCAACCGCTTTGGCAACCGGTCTTGCAGGAAGCGTTCAGACTCCGAACTTTATTCTCTTAGGCGCAGCCTGTATCATGCTTTTCTCTCTTTGGTTTTCCAAAAAAGCCGAATCAGTAACACAAACCGAAGTTACGCTCGGCTCTCAGGGAGAAACATTAGAGAGTTTTAATACGAATTTGGTTGCTCGGGTTTTCGTCCAAATTGCACTCGGAATTTATACTCCGATCAAGGCGATTCTTCCCACAAGGGTTCGTAATTTTATCGGTAAGCGCTTCGAACAGAAAAATTCTTTGGAGATCGTCAGAATGCATGAGACAGAAGCTTTCGACTTACTCAGAGCTTCCGTAAACATTCAAATCTCAAGCGCATTGATTCTGATTGGAACCCTTTACAAACTTCCTCTCTCCACAACCTTTGTGACCTTCATGGTGGCAATGGGAACCTCTCTCACAGACGGAGCCTGGAATAAGGAAAATTCCGTTAACAGAGTAAGCGGAGTTCTCACCGTAGTCGGTGGTTGGTTCTTTACCGCCATCATCGCATCAGCGACTGCAGGAGCAATCGGATCGATTCTGTATATCTTCGGATTCTCTTCGGTGATCGTCCTCGTTTTAATCGCGACACTTTTGATATTCCTCTTTGCAAGGATCCACAAAAAGCGTCAGGAAACATACGACGAAAATCTGGAAAAACTCATCACTCTCAAAAAGCATCCGGAAAGAGCTCTTTCTAGGACGATCTCCTCCATGCTCGCGAGTTTAAACGTTGCAAGAAAGGCTTTGAACAACGTCTGTGCGGGTTACGTAAACGGTAAAAAGAAAAATTTCAGACAGACTCAAAAACTTTTGAAAGACTTAAAAAAGATGAGGGAAAATTCCCTTTCCAGTTTTTTATCGATCGCAAACAAACATTTGGAAGAAGAAGATCTTTCTTCCATTCATCCGATCACCGAATCGATCAATTATCTGGATCGAATTACGGAAAGTATTTGGAATATTCTTAGAACCTCGTCGAACGGAATCAGTTCTTTTCACGAGGTTTCTAAAGACGAAAAGGAAGAGGTGAAGGAACTCAGGAAATCCGCCACGAATTTGATGGAGCTCATTGCAGATTCCGATAAATTCCCGGATCTTTTGGAAAAAGCAAGATCGGAAAAGAAAACCAGAAACTTAGAAAAAATCAAACAGAACATCTATAAAAGTCAGATGAAACGAATCAAAAAAGGAGACAGCAAACTGAAATCCAGTGTTTCCTACTTCGTGATCATCGACGAACTTGTAGACATTAACGACAATCTTCTTTCTCTAGCAGAAGAGTTAAGTATTGCGATTCCTTGGACTGAAAAGAAAAAGATAGAGTTGCAAAGTAAGTCTTTACTCGCGCTCAAAACAGAAGAGAAAAAAAAGAAGAAGTGATCAATAAAACCAGCAAAACGATTCTGTTGTTTGCAAGAACGGTTTCTTTTTAAGATAAAAAACGCATCGTCCGAAACGGTGCGTTTTTATAAACACAAATTCTGGCTTTTCCGTTTTAGATCTATCTCAAGACCACTGCTTGTTTCTTTTCGTTAAAAATCTCAATTTTTCAGGGACGACTATTTAAAGTCAGATCGATTTTAGACTTATTTTTGCATCAAAAATCTATTTTTTCCATTTGTTTTAAAGCCTATCCTCAAACCTTAAAATAAATCAGTTACAATCATTCAGTCAGTTCCCGCAAAGCCACGCAAGAGAGTTCCCACATTTTAAATCTTAGTTGCTAGTTTTTATTATAATATTTCAAACCCAGATGACCGTTGATTCTTACTCATAAAGAATAACGATAATTGCATATACAGACCTTAAAATCGATTCTTTAAAACTTACCAGAGCGGCATATCCATCCTACAATCGCAGGAAAACCTTAAGTTAGCTAGATCCTTCTTTCCAATTGAGAAAAACGTAGAATGTTTTTTCATATACGTTCTACGAAATTTGTATCGTTTCGTAAAAAGTGAAAACTTCATCCTCAAATTCAAATACACAAACGATATCGGATAACCAATTATACCTCGATTCAATATTATTTTAAATTCCTGCAATATTCAGTTTTTGCCAACCTAAGCAGCAGAAGCATTTAAAATAAAGGAGCAAAAAAATAATTACCGTTTCCAAAAATTCAACAAGAAATATTTATGTATATTAACATAATATTAAATGATACAAAATGGCAAAAAAATTAGAAAAAGCAGATACATCAATTAGCGTATTAATTGAAAAATTTAATGCCGGAGAGCTTGGTATTCCGGAAATACAGAGAGATTATGTTTGGAACAAATCCCAGGTCAAAGATTTGGTTGAATCACTTTACAAAGAATATCCGACAGGATTAATTTATTTATGGAAAACGAAAACACTTCCAAAATTAAAAGAAAATTCCATTAAAACTCCTGACTTATTGATTTTAGACGGACAACAACGGCTTACATCTCTTCAAAAACTCCTAAAAGGAGAAATACCAGTATATTTTAATGTTGAAGACGAGTCCTTTGCTATATATAGTAGCAAACTTAAAAATTTTCCTTCCTGGGTAGCAGTAAAATCCGTTTTAGAAAATCCAATTACTATATGGAATGATATAATAGAAAAATTGAAAATAGATAAAACTTCACCCCTTCAAGAAGCTTATATGAATAGAATTCAAAATCTA
Protein-coding regions in this window:
- a CDS encoding inorganic phosphate transporter, with product MDFFLIIVVLMAILGVGDLLVGVSNDAVNFTNSAVGSKASSKRIILVVAGIGIILGALSSSGMMEVARKGIFHPSGFALQDLMFLFLAVMLTDIVLLDLYNTLGLPTSTTVSLVFELLGAALAIALLKTGTLSGAFQIINSESALKIIFGIVTSVIVAFFSGIILQFVFRFIFSFNLKNSMKYFGGLFGGLSVTIMIFFTLLSAMKGSNLIPSEISDYLNKNFTNILLFSFVGFSILFQILVLLEWNILKFLVLIGTGSLAMAFASNDLVNFIGVPLASFTTWTLIQAGGDPTALATGLAGSVQTPNFILLGAACIMLFSLWFSKKAESVTQTEVTLGSQGETLESFNTNLVARVFVQIALGIYTPIKAILPTRVRNFIGKRFEQKNSLEIVRMHETEAFDLLRASVNIQISSALILIGTLYKLPLSTTFVTFMVAMGTSLTDGAWNKENSVNRVSGVLTVVGGWFFTAIIASATAGAIGSILYIFGFSSVIVLVLIATLLIFLFARIHKKRQETYDENLEKLITLKKHPERALSRTISSMLASLNVARKALNNVCAGYVNGKKKNFRQTQKLLKDLKKMRENSLSSFLSIANKHLEEEDLSSIHPITESINYLDRITESIWNILRTSSNGISSFHEVSKDEKEEVKELRKSATNLMELIADSDKFPDLLEKARSEKKTRNLEKIKQNIYKSQMKRIKKGDSKLKSSVSYFVIIDELVDINDNLLSLAEELSIAIPWTEKKKIELQSKSLLALKTEEKKKKK